DNA sequence from the Sulfurimonas sp. HSL3-7 genome:
CACAGCAGATAAAGGGGCTATTGGAACCCATAATCATCTACTCTCACAGCTTTCTCTCCAAAACATTAAAATAATATTAATAATGATTATTGAAACAAGTAGAGGCTAAGTCTATTTCTATATGATTACGATATTAATTATCATTAAGGAATAATACAATGAAAGTTCACACAAAGATCGGAAGCATGCTGTCTCTGGCAGCCGTATTGGTATTGAGCGGCTGCGGCAGCGACAGCAGCGATAAGAGCGAGACCTCTATCTCAACTGCACAGAAAAAGACTGTTCTGACCACCTATGCCGATATTGCCGAAACAAACTACAACGATGCCCTCTCAGATGCCCAGGCTATGCAGATAGCAATCACTGCCTTTGCCGCAGCGCCCGATGAAACTACCCTGGCCGCTGCCAAAGCGGCCTGGCTGACTGCACGCGAGTCCTACGGTACGACAGAGGCTTTCCGCCTCAGCGAAGGCCCTATCGATGCCGAAGAGGGTTTTGCGACGATCTACGGAGCGCCGGAGGGGCAGATTAACGCCTGGCCCCTGGATGAGAATATGATCGATTATACGCAGACAAATAGCTCTTCCGAGCCGACAAGCGGCAACATCATCGACACCGCCGATCTCTTCACACCCAACGGCGGCAGCGCCGTTGACGTGACAACGATCACCACGTCGGCTCTCGCGGAGCTCAACGAGAACGGCGGCGATGCCAACGTCGCTACGGGCTACCATGCCGTCGAGTTCCTTCTCTGGGGACAGGACCAGGACTATGAGAACTTCCTCAACGACACCATTACAAACGGCGCCCTCAGAGCGGGTGAACGCCCTCTGGAGGACTTTGACGGCACAAATGCCAACAGCGACCGCCGGCTGGAATACCTGCAGGCTGCCGCCGATCTGATCGTGGAGGACCTCTCAACAGTTGCCGCGGCATGGGACCACAGCAAGCCGGCCGACTGTACGGTACTGCCGGCGACAGGATGCTACCGCGCCGCATTCCTCGGCGAGCTCGATCTCAACGCCACCCTAGCGGGAAATTTCGAGAATATCGCACCAGACACCGCCCTCAAGACGGTTATCTCGGGGCTGGGTGTCTTCATCAAGTCGGAAGTTGCCAACGAACGCATTGCCGTCGCCGTCTTGACCCCGAGCGAAGAGGATGAGCACTCCTGCTTCTCCGACAACACCCACCGTGACATCGTCTTGAACTATCAGGGTTTTGTCAACATCCTGAAAGGCGAGTACAGAGGCGTTTCCAAAGGAACCAGCATGTACTCCCTCTTGGATACAACCGGCAAAAGTGCCGTTGACACTCTGATCTCGGACATTTCAGAAAAAGTAGCCGCCATCGACAGTGCCGCCAGAACGTCCGAACACTTTGACTACCAGATCAAAGACGGATCGGCCTACAAGCAAAATATCATCGACACAAAAAACAAGATGCGCAAGCTGGGTGACGAGATGGTCAACGTGGCGGAGGCCTTCGATATCTCATTGTCGGAAGACGATGTCACCGATGCAGAAGAGACCGAAATCTAAGCGATGAAAACGATTCTTCCGATGGCACTTGCGGCCCTCCTGGCCGCCGGCTGCTCCGACACCGCCACAGAGCAGCCGGAGAGAGACACTCTAGCTGAAAACCACTACACCCAAGAGAGCGGGAAAAAAGCCTTCAGCCATGCCATAGGCGGCATGGACGGTACCCAGACGGATCTTTTCGTTTTGGGCAAAAGCTTTTTCCGCATTCCCTGGGTCGAAGCCCCTTCGGCGACGACCGCGCGCGACGGCCTCGGCCCCCTCTTCTCTGCCAACACCTGCAAAAACTGCCACCCCGCCAACGGGGCAGGCACCGCTGTAAACGAGCGGGGAGAGATAAACCGTTCTCTGGTAATGCGGCTCTCGCTTAAGCATGCCGAAAATATTAATAATGGCTTGGAGATGCAAAACGAAGGTTTTTTGCCTGAGCCTCACTACGGCGGACAGCTGAGCGTCAACGGCATTTTCAGTGTCCCCTTCGAAGGAAAACCTGAGGTCACCTACAAAACGGTGGAGGGGCGTTACGGCGACGGAGAGACCTTTTCGCTGCGTGCACCCGCCTACCGTATCGACAGTCTCAACTACGGGCCGCTGCACCCGCAGGCCAACATCGCACCGCATATCGCACTGGCACTGATCGGCCTGGGGGCGATCGAACGCATCGATGCCGACGACATCCTCAAACATGAAGATATCAACGACAGTGACAACGACGGCATTTCGGGCAAAGCGAACTGGGTCTACTCTCCCGAGACAAAAAAGATGGAGCTCGGCCGTTTCACGTGGAAAGCCTCGGCCCCTTCTGTCCGATATCAGACAGCCAATGCGATGAGCAATGATATGGGGCTGACCACCCCGCTCTTTCCGAAAGAGAACTGTACCGAAAGCCAAAAAGAGTGCAACGAGGCCGCCTCGGGAAGGGATCCTTTTGATGTCCCTCAGGGCCGTCTGGATGCGGTCGCATTCTACATCTCCTCTCTGCGCATCCCCAAACAGCGTGAGATGGAGAACAAAGAGGAGGCCGGAGAGCTGTTCAGACGCATCGGCTGCACAGGCTGCCATGTCGAAAGCTATACGACGGCAGACGGCCTTCATATCAGCCCCTACTCCGACTTCCTGCTACACGATATGGGCGAAGCCCTCTCCGACGGGCACCGCAACTTCAGAGCCGGGCCTAATGAGTTCAGGACCCCGCCGCTTTGGGGTGCCGGTCTCTACAAAACGGTCGGCGGCGAAGCCAACTACTTGCATGACGGGCGGGCGAGGAGCATCGAAGAGGCGATCCTCTGGCATGGCGGTGAAGCTGCACCGTCCAGAGAGGCCTTTAAACACCTTACCAAAGAAGAGCGGGCCCTTCTGCTTGCCTACATAGGAGTACTGTGATGAGAGCACTTTTAACCGCCTTGACACTCTCGGCCGTGCTGCTGATGAGCGGATGCGGCGACAACGCGTACGACGGAGAGACCGGGCTGATCAAGACCACAGCCGCCGGTTCGGCCTCCCTCGTCTCACTCAACAACCGGGTGCTGCGGGCCAATTCCCAAGCAGCCTCGGAAGCCGCGCAGGAAGCCCTTGACGCGATGCATGCGCTGGAAACAGAAGTCAACGAAGAGAGCTATGCCGGGGCAACAGCCTCCTTTGTCACCTTGATGACGGCATGGAAAAGGGTGGAAGCCACCTATGTTGCCCAGGATTTCGAAGAGGCCCTGATCGACATGCCCCGCTTCATCGACCAGTTCAATATCGGCAAGAACAGCGATATCCCTGCACAAATGGACAGTGTCGTCAACGGCAGCGGCGATGTCGCCGCTGCGCTCTACACCAGCTCCCACAAGACGCTCAATGCCCTGGAGTATCTGCTCTACGGCGATGAGCAGAACAGTTCGGCCCAGATGGTAACCCTGATGGCGTCGAATCCGCGTTATGCGCAGGCGGCGGCCCTGATCGTTCACTCCCTCCAGGGCCACCTCTCTGTCATCAACGACTATTATCAAGAATCCAAAGCCTTTGAAACGGACATTATCACCTCGACAGAGAGCCTGCTCAACGTTCTGATCGACAGCAGCTACAAGCTCAAGGAGTGGCGTATCGGCGAACCCTCCGGATTTACACTCAAATACGAGGACGATCTGGATCCCGCCCGCGCGGAGTACCACCGTTCCAGACACTCTCTCGATGCCGTCAGGGCGATCCTCGAAGCCCATCAGCAGGTGATTGCCAACGGACTCTACGACATCAGCGCCGCTGCCGGTGCAGAGAACGAAGCGACCCTAGTCAATACGGTCATCGCCGAGGCACTGGCCGCCTGTGACGCTTTTGAAAACGCCTACGAGGATGATATTGCAGGAGCCCATGCTGCACGCCTTTACGACAAACTCGACAGCCTCCACGACGCCTATTATGTCTCGCTGATCAACGCCCTCGACCTGACGGCGGAGATCATCGAAGCCGACGGAGACTGAGATGATCGGCATCGATTACCTCTTCAATGAACACCAGCGCATCTTCTGGCTCTACCTTGCAAGCGCTTTTGTGATCGCCCTTTACTTCGTGTGGCGCAGACCGGAGTATCGTAAGATCCTCTTCGCCAAAACCATCTGGTGGCACCGATCGGCACAGCTGGACTATCTCTACTTCTTTGTGATCGCCCTCATCAAAGCCCTGCTGATCGCACCGCTGCTCTTCAGCGCGGCAGAGGTCGCCCTCGCCATGGTGAAGGGGATGCAGCTGCTCTTCGGCTACCAGCCGATGTTGCGGTGGGAGAAGACGGCCATCGTTCTGCTCTACACCCTGGCCCTCTTTGTCGTCAGCGATCTCACCCGCTACTGGCTGCACCGCATGATGCATCGTATCCCGCTGTTATGGCGTTTTCACCGCGTTCACCATAGTGCCGAAGTCCTGAACCCGGCCACCTTTTACCGGGTCCACCCGGTCGAAAATCTTCTTTTCGGTCTGCGTTACGCACTTAGTGCTGGGTTTGTCAGCGGGATTTTTATCTACTTCTTCGGCGCGCGCGTCGGTCTGGTCGAGTTTCTAGGTGCCAACGCCTTCGTGGTCCTATTTACCCTCGCCGGTGCAAACCTCCGCCACTCACATCTGCCGCTTCGTTTTCCGGCGGTGTTCGAAAAAATATTCGTTTCGCCCTATATGCATCAGCTCCACCACTCGACGACCCACACCCATACCAACTTCGGCGGTGCACTCAGCATCTGGGACGCTCTCTTCGGGACGCGTCTCATTCAGAAGAGCGAAGATCTTCGCTTCGGCATTGATGAAAACGTCAACCACAACAGCGTCCTGGCACTGCTGTTCGAACCCTTTAATCTACATACAGGAACAGAAAAATGAAAAAAACACTATTAGGATTGAGCGCCCTTGCCTCTTTGGCATCAGGCGCGACCAACGAGGCGCTGCAGCAGCAGCTCGACCAGCTCAGAACAGAGATGCAGGAGATGCGTCAGGAGCAGTCAGAAACCAACGAGGCGCTGCTCGACGAGATCACGGGCAAGGACGCGGCAGCAGCAGAAGATGAGTATCAGAGCTTCTCCTCTATGGGGGTTGCCGCATCCAAAGTCTACCACTCCCGCGACTTTCTCTCGATCGGCGGCTACGGCGAGTATGAGTACAAAAAATATTTTGACTACAAAAACTACGACAGCGATACGGCCAACGCCACCCGCAACAAAAGCGAGTTCAACATTGTCCGTTTCGTTCCCTATTTCGGCTTCAAGTTCAACGACTGGATCGTCATGAACACAGAGGTCGAATTCGAAGACGGCGGTGCCCGTTCCGACGACACCAAAAACTACAAATATGCCATCGTCGAGTTCTCCTACCTGGACTTTCTGATCGACAAAGCCTATTCCCTCCGCGTCGGACACATTCTCGTCCCGATGGGTCTGACCAACCTCAACCATGAGCCTGTCGCCTACCTGACGACGGAGCGGCCGACGGTAGAGACCCTCATCATTCCCTCCACCTGGCATACCAACGGGGCCCTTCTCCACGGGGAGATCGACGGGTTCGAATACTATGCCGGCCTGATCACCTCGCCGGATGCAGGCGCCTTTGTAGAGGGGCGCTATATACAGCAGGGGCGCCTGGGCGCACGCCAGTTTACCGATGACTTCAGTGGTGTTGTCCGTGCGAGCTATAGCGTCGGCAGCGGCTTCGATATCGGTGCTTCGGCACTCTACGGGCAGAGTTCGATATTAAACGAGTCGAAACCCGGTGACACCTTGACAAGCGGCAATGCCGATATCTCGATGGTAATGTTTGAGGCCCATGCCACCTATAACGCAGAGGGCTTCAATGTGAAAACATTGGCAACCTATGGCGCCCTCGACGGCGACCTGGCCGAACTTCGTACAGCAACCGGCGAGCAGATCTCTTCCAAAGTCAACGGGCAGTACCTGACCGTCGGATATGACCTCTTTCACCTCCTTTCAACGTCACAAAACTTCTATCTTGTCGGCGATATCGAGCGTTTGGATATGGATGCCGACGGGGTGACCGACAACCCCGACAACAACCGTTTTATGGAATACAGCGGCGGCTTTGCCTACTACCCGGACCCGAAAGTCGTCATCAAGGCCGACTTTATGGTGCGCGACTACGGCAGCAGTGCCAATTTAGCAGATGAACAGGCCGCAACCGTTTCGGCCGGCTTCATCTTTTAGAGGAGACATGATGAAAAACTTTCAAACCTTTGCAGCCGCAGCGGCGTCGGCACTCCTGTTGAATGCCTGCAACGGCAGCAGCGGCAACGACACAGCTGATGTCGCGCTCTACAGCACAAAAGAGGCACTCGGAGCAGCACTCTTTTTCGACACCAACCTCTCCTTCAACCGCACCCAATCCTGTGCGACCTGCCACAACCCCGAACACAGTTTCATAGATGACCGGGAGAACATCGTAGAGGGGGCGGTCTCTTTAGGCGACAACGGCACCTCTCTGGGCGAGCGCAACGCCCCGACGGCAGCCTATGCAAAGTTCTCGCCTCACTTCAGCCTGACCGGAGCACATCCCAAAGGCGGTCAGTTTCTCGACGGGCGTGAGGATGACCTGAAAGGGCAGGCGGGCGGACCGCCGACCAACCCTATCGAGATGGGGATGCCGAGCAAAGCAGCGACCGTGACGCGCATCGAAGAGAACAGCGACTATGTCGATGCCTTTAAACAGCTCTACGGCGATGCCGTCTTCTCCGATGCAGAAAGCGCCTATGCCGCTATGGCAGAAAGCATTGCAAAATTTGAGAAGACAGAGCTCTTCGCCCCTTTCGACAGCAAATACGACCGCTACCTGCAAGGGGAGTACACGATGACCTCTCAGGAGGAGCTCGGTATGGCTCTTTTCTTTTCCGAGGCCAACACCAACTGCGCCACCTGCCACCAGCTCAACTCCCAGAGTGAGACGGCCAAAGAGACCTTCAGCAGCTACGAGTTCCACAACATCGGCGTACCGCCCAATACGGATCTCTACAGCGCAAATACGCCGCTTGCCGGCGGTGTGATCGACGACGGCCTCTTCAGGAACCCCGCCGTCAGTGACGAGGCGCACAAGGGCAAATTCAAAACGCCGACCCTGCGCAATATCGCCGTCACCGGCCCCTACATGCATAACGGCGTCTTCAGGGGGCTCCGCACCGTGATCGAATTTTACGACCATATGGGGAGCGGAGACCGGCCGGAGAACCCCGAGACCGGCCTGCCGTGGGGCGATCCCGAGACGAACGCCACCGTCAACCGCACCGACCTGAGCATGCCGGCACTGACTGACACAAAGATCGACGCCCTTGTCGCCTTCTTGAAGACGCTGACCGATAAGCGCTATGAGCAGCTGCTCGAGTAGGGGGAGGCAATGCTTTATATCAATCCAAAAGAACGCGACTCTCTGATCTGCTTTCGAAGAGCGCTCTACCACCATCTCAAAGAGAACAGGAAGCGCTACTCCGACCAGAGAGAGCTGGTACTCAAACTGCTGCACGAGCAGAGCCATCCGGTCAGCATCGACTACCTGACCCGTCAGCTCGCCGACGGCAAAAAGAGCGCCGGATACGCCACAGTGCGACGCCATATCAACTTCTTTGCCGAGATGGGGTGGCTGATCATCATCAACAGGGTTAAAAAAGGGTATCTCCTGAAAAAAGAGTGCCTTTATGATGAAGAGGTGATCGACATCGAACTTCCCCTGCCGTGATCACCGGTATCGGACAGCCACTCCTGCGTATATATATTTACAGCTCGATATTTTTTAATAATGATTATTAAAATAAAGGTCTGTTAAGCTCAACTCCCTATAATTATGAGAACAATTATCATAAAAGGAGCTGCTGTTATGCGAATGAACGAGATGGATGGACCCACAGCTTTTCTGGATGATCTCTATGTGCTGATACGCGAAATGCTGAAAAACAGGAAGAGGGGTTGCTAATGTCGAATATCGATCTGATGCTGCACCGCAAGCTCTCCTCTGTTGATGCTTCCGGGACCCCGGCCTCCAAAAAGGTAACCTACCGCAGGCTTCTGTGCGAGGCCTTCAACCTCTGTCTCGGCGAAGAGGCGAAAATCCCCCTCGACGAGACGATGCTCTCGCGTACGGACCTGCGCACTATTGTCAACAACGCGATCTTCTCTTTTTTCCAGTACCACAGGCTGCGTCCCGAGAAGAGTAAGAAGGTGACGATGATCTATGCCCAGGAGTCACTTCTCTTTCATCAGTTCTTCAAGCAGTCGACCCACCCGAAGGCCCGCTACTTCGCGAGAGGGGAGCTGTTCGATCCCGACTTTGCCCTGCTCCTTGGCTACCGCCACCCGGCGGCCAGGCTTATCGCACTTCTCTTTGACGGAAAACAGGTGAGACTGATGTGTGACCTGCTCAAAAACAGGGAATAAGATGCACAGAATAGGCCTGTTTTACGCCTCTCCGGCAGCCTCTACAGCCAATATCGAGAAAGAGCTCGCCGCTCTCGCTCCCCTTGGAGAGATCGACCTCTGCGATATCGGCACGGCCCCGGCAGAGGCCATCTCCGCCTACAGGCATATGATCATCGGTCTGCCGCTATGGGATGAGGGCAGAGCACCGGATGCGTGGAAGGCCTATCTGCTGCAGATAGGGCATGCCGATCTTTCGGAGAGGATCGTGGCCTTTTATGGGCTGGGTACACAGGAGGGGTACAGCGAGACATTTTTAGAGGCGATGACCGCACTTTATGATCTTGTTGCTCGGAAAGGAGGGATCATCGTCGGATCATGGCCGATCGACGCAGCTCCTTCCTGTGGTTGGGTTCGAAACGAAGGAAGCGGAGAGCTGAAGAGATGGGTGCAGCAGATAGCACCCTATTTTCTGTAGGGAGCAGGGCGGCAGTATTTTTAGAAAACCGCCTTTCGTTCGCATCTGAACGCTGTTTCGGCCCCAGCAGGGTTTTCCGCCGGCTCTTATGCGCAAAGCTTTGCCGTATCGATATTGTAGAATCCCTTTAACATGTTGTAGAGTTCCGGGAAGTGGTGTTTCAGCGAGGCAGGGGACTCAAAAAAACGCTCGGTGACAACCGCGAAGAACTCCGCCTCGTTGCTTGCCGCATACTCGCCGAGAAGCTTGTATTTTCCCCAGCCCCGGTCTTTGAGTGCGATCGCATTGAGCGTATTGAACTCTCTGTAGAGCACATTGACCCAACCGTCATATTTCGATCTCTCTATCGGCGGCACCCCGTCGACAACGCCGTCCATCATGTCGATCTCGTGGGCGAACTCATGGATGATGACGTTGCTGTGGCGCAGATGGTAGGCCTCTTTTTTCGCCTCGTGCCAGGTGATCACGACCGTATCGTTGGCCGACTGCCCCTGGATCAGAAACTCCCCTTTGGTGTAGATGCCACCGAAGGCTTTTATCTGTTTTGTCACGACGGCGTGCGGGTAGACGATGATCGTCTTTAGGCTCTCGTAACAGCTCTCCGTCTCCTTATGCAGCAGGAGCAGGCAGGCGTAGAAGGCAATAACCACCTTCATCTCCTCCGTGACATCCGTATGGACACCGACAAACTCCTTAGTATGGATAAACAGAAGGATCGAGCGCTGCACTCTCTTCTGGTCGGCTAAAGAGAGTCTATGATAGTAGGGTGTCTTCGAGAGGATCGTTTTGTAGTGTTCGGGGAAGGGAAGCGACTCTATCTTGTGAAGAAGCCCCTTCTTGCGCATGTCGTAAAGAAGGTAGAGGCCAAAAAGCGTCGCACCCAGGCCCCCGAACACTAGAAGAAGTGCACTTGAATAACCCATTGTTACTTGATCAGCCCCAGTTCCGCCAACAGTGGCTTGATGCCGTTTGTCAACTCGATCAGCTCCTGATAAAGTGTTCCCTCAGCCTTATCTTCGAGAATCCACTCCTCGATATGTTTGATCGTCTGTGATTTTTCGTCTTCGCTGAGAATGTCGGAGTGCACTACGGCCTCTTTTATCTTCTCCAAATGGGTGTGGTCTTTATGTGAGCTCATCGCTGTTCCTTAGTAGTTGTTATATTTGCCCGCAAGGACATCTTCACGAATTGTATCAAGTTTCGCTTGCAAGATATCCAGCAAGATCATGGCCGCTTCTTTATTGTCCGCTTCGGGAACATCCCAATCGGTGATCTTCATATTCGTTTTAAAAAGAAGCTGCAGTGCTCCTTCTATCTCTTTTTGGCGACTTTTG
Encoded proteins:
- a CDS encoding imelysin family protein, with amino-acid sequence MRALLTALTLSAVLLMSGCGDNAYDGETGLIKTTAAGSASLVSLNNRVLRANSQAASEAAQEALDAMHALETEVNEESYAGATASFVTLMTAWKRVEATYVAQDFEEALIDMPRFIDQFNIGKNSDIPAQMDSVVNGSGDVAAALYTSSHKTLNALEYLLYGDEQNSSAQMVTLMASNPRYAQAAALIVHSLQGHLSVINDYYQESKAFETDIITSTESLLNVLIDSSYKLKEWRIGEPSGFTLKYEDDLDPARAEYHRSRHSLDAVRAILEAHQQVIANGLYDISAAAGAENEATLVNTVIAEALAACDAFENAYEDDIAGAHAARLYDKLDSLHDAYYVSLINALDLTAEIIEADGD
- a CDS encoding di-heme oxidoredictase family protein — encoded protein: MKTILPMALAALLAAGCSDTATEQPERDTLAENHYTQESGKKAFSHAIGGMDGTQTDLFVLGKSFFRIPWVEAPSATTARDGLGPLFSANTCKNCHPANGAGTAVNERGEINRSLVMRLSLKHAENINNGLEMQNEGFLPEPHYGGQLSVNGIFSVPFEGKPEVTYKTVEGRYGDGETFSLRAPAYRIDSLNYGPLHPQANIAPHIALALIGLGAIERIDADDILKHEDINDSDNDGISGKANWVYSPETKKMELGRFTWKASAPSVRYQTANAMSNDMGLTTPLFPKENCTESQKECNEAASGRDPFDVPQGRLDAVAFYISSLRIPKQREMENKEEAGELFRRIGCTGCHVESYTTADGLHISPYSDFLLHDMGEALSDGHRNFRAGPNEFRTPPLWGAGLYKTVGGEANYLHDGRARSIEEAILWHGGEAAPSREAFKHLTKEERALLLAYIGVL
- a CDS encoding transcriptional repressor — encoded protein: MLYINPKERDSLICFRRALYHHLKENRKRYSDQRELVLKLLHEQSHPVSIDYLTRQLADGKKSAGYATVRRHINFFAEMGWLIIINRVKKGYLLKKECLYDEEVIDIELPLP
- a CDS encoding imelysin family protein — translated: MKVHTKIGSMLSLAAVLVLSGCGSDSSDKSETSISTAQKKTVLTTYADIAETNYNDALSDAQAMQIAITAFAAAPDETTLAAAKAAWLTARESYGTTEAFRLSEGPIDAEEGFATIYGAPEGQINAWPLDENMIDYTQTNSSSEPTSGNIIDTADLFTPNGGSAVDVTTITTSALAELNENGGDANVATGYHAVEFLLWGQDQDYENFLNDTITNGALRAGERPLEDFDGTNANSDRRLEYLQAAADLIVEDLSTVAAAWDHSKPADCTVLPATGCYRAAFLGELDLNATLAGNFENIAPDTALKTVISGLGVFIKSEVANERIAVAVLTPSEEDEHSCFSDNTHRDIVLNYQGFVNILKGEYRGVSKGTSMYSLLDTTGKSAVDTLISDISEKVAAIDSAARTSEHFDYQIKDGSAYKQNIIDTKNKMRKLGDEMVNVAEAFDISLSEDDVTDAEETEI
- a CDS encoding M90 family metallopeptidase; amino-acid sequence: MGYSSALLLVFGGLGATLFGLYLLYDMRKKGLLHKIESLPFPEHYKTILSKTPYYHRLSLADQKRVQRSILLFIHTKEFVGVHTDVTEEMKVVIAFYACLLLLHKETESCYESLKTIIVYPHAVVTKQIKAFGGIYTKGEFLIQGQSANDTVVITWHEAKKEAYHLRHSNVIIHEFAHEIDMMDGVVDGVPPIERSKYDGWVNVLYREFNTLNAIALKDRGWGKYKLLGEYAASNEAEFFAVVTERFFESPASLKHHFPELYNMLKGFYNIDTAKLCA
- a CDS encoding cytochrome c peroxidase, coding for MKNFQTFAAAAASALLLNACNGSSGNDTADVALYSTKEALGAALFFDTNLSFNRTQSCATCHNPEHSFIDDRENIVEGAVSLGDNGTSLGERNAPTAAYAKFSPHFSLTGAHPKGGQFLDGREDDLKGQAGGPPTNPIEMGMPSKAATVTRIEENSDYVDAFKQLYGDAVFSDAESAYAAMAESIAKFEKTELFAPFDSKYDRYLQGEYTMTSQEELGMALFFSEANTNCATCHQLNSQSETAKETFSSYEFHNIGVPPNTDLYSANTPLAGGVIDDGLFRNPAVSDEAHKGKFKTPTLRNIAVTGPYMHNGVFRGLRTVIEFYDHMGSGDRPENPETGLPWGDPETNATVNRTDLSMPALTDTKIDALVAFLKTLTDKRYEQLLE
- a CDS encoding sterol desaturase family protein: MIGIDYLFNEHQRIFWLYLASAFVIALYFVWRRPEYRKILFAKTIWWHRSAQLDYLYFFVIALIKALLIAPLLFSAAEVALAMVKGMQLLFGYQPMLRWEKTAIVLLYTLALFVVSDLTRYWLHRMMHRIPLLWRFHRVHHSAEVLNPATFYRVHPVENLLFGLRYALSAGFVSGIFIYFFGARVGLVEFLGANAFVVLFTLAGANLRHSHLPLRFPAVFEKIFVSPYMHQLHHSTTHTHTNFGGALSIWDALFGTRLIQKSEDLRFGIDENVNHNSVLALLFEPFNLHTGTEK